The genomic region GTACAACTTCATACCTACAAACGCAAAGAAGAATCAGTTCAATACAACATACCTAAACTTAAAGAGAATTATGATCATGTTAGCAATCAAGCAAAAGAATATTTTAAATCCAGAGGAATTTCTGAGAAAACAATACAGGATCTCAAAATTACTTCTAACAATTCATGGATGCCTAAAGCTAACAAAGAAATAGAAGTAATAGAGTTTAACTATTTTCTGAATGGAATATTGACTAACATCAAGTCACGAGGTAAAAACAAGGATTTCAAATTTGAAAAAAGCTGTGAGATTATTTTGTACAATTTCGACGCTATTCTTAACAGCTCTACTTGTGTTCTAGTAGAAGGTGAGTTTGATGCCTTAGCTTACCATGAAAGCGGTGTTAAAAACGTTTCAAGCGTTCCTAATGGATTTACATTACCGCGTGCTGATGGCAGCTCCACGATACAAACTGGATATCTAGATCATTACTATCAGGTCTTTGAAAACAAAGAGAAAGTTTATTTAGCTTTTGACAATGATATTGCTGGAAACGAAGGACAAAAAGAATTTATACGACGTATAGGCGCTGAAAAGTGTTTCACAATTGACTTTAAAGACTGTAAAGATGCAAATGAATATTTACTTAAATATGGAAAAGAAGAGCTTGCGAAAACGATAACAGCGGCTGAACCTGTTCCGTTAGAAGATATCATCCAGATCAATGACATAAAAGATGATCTAATAGATTTCTGGAAAAACGGCGCTCCTAAAGGTAAAACAATAGGGTTAGCAGATTTTGATGACGTCGCTAGTTTTGAAACTAAACAATACACATTATTCCTATCAGCTCCAGGAAGTGGTAAAAGTGAGTTTTTAGATTATGTAATTGCAAAACTAGCTCTCAGGTACGGTGATAAGTTTGGAATATGCTCAACAGAAAACAAGCCTTTAAAATATCACTACGATAAAATTTTTAAAAAGATTTTTGGATCGCGACCTAGTGAAGACCAAATAGAAAGTGAACAAGTTCATCAAGCGTTTAATTTTATTCAAGATCATTTTATTCATGTCGAGAAACAAAAAAGATATTACTTAGAAGATATACTTGCAAAGTTTGCAGAACTAGTCAAGCGAAAGGGTTGTCGTTATTTTGTATTAGACCCATTTAACAAGATTAAATTAAAATCGGTGCCACGATCGAATGTAAATGAATACACTGAAGAGTACCATGCGCTCTTGGATGAGTTTTGTAATAAGTATGATGCGCACATTTTTTTGGTCTTACACCCAAATAAGTTGACACGTAAAAAACTGTCGGCGGATGTATTAAGTGAAAAAACTTTCATAATGCCTACAGCATATGATGCTAAAGGTGGTGGGGAACACTTTGACATGAGTTACAATATCATAGGAATGGTAAGAGATTTTGAAAGAGATATTGTTCATGTAAGAACGTTGAAATGGAAATTCCAACATCTTGGAAAAGCTGGTGAAGATGTCTACTTAAAATGGAATATGAATAATGGGCGTTATGAGCTTATCAATGGTTATTTTGACGAGAACAGCACCGAAATACCTTCAGCAACTTGGGATAACCAGAATTGGCTTGAAACAAATCCTTTGGCTATTGAAAATAACATCATGCCCCAATCTTATACCGATCAGCAAAATGATATAAATCTAGATACCATTCTTGAAGATCCAGACTGTCCCTTTTAACCATGGATATAAATAAAGCAATCAAAATTTGCCTGTTGAACGGAATTAAAGTTTTCCCAGAAGTGGTACATAAAAAATTTGTTGTGGCAATTAAGGAAAAAGGCAAGCCAGTTAAATTGAGTTTAAAGAATCATACTTCAAATACAATTAACGATGCCATCATCGCTACATATACTTTTTTGGCTAAAAAGTTAAGCTAAAACCTTTGGTTTAACTATCAGTTAACTAAAGCAAACTTTGTTGCAATTACGCTTTCGCGAAAGCGTAATTGCTATAAATCCATTCCAGAACCATTAATCTTTAACCAATTAATCTGCTCGTCGTAATTGGGGAGAATTTTATCTACTTCATTCCAAAATGCTTGGGTATGATTATTATGAATTAGGTGAGCTAACTCATGAACTACCATATAGTGTAATACGTCAATAGGAGCCATGGCGCATTTCCAATGAAAATTCACATTACCACTCGGCGTGCATGAAGCCCAGCGATTTTGTAATTCCATTACTTTGATTTGTTGTGGTGCAACACCTAGTTGATCTTTGTACCTTTCGATAATAGGGTGAATTTTACTGTTCAGTTTTTCTTTATAAAATTGAATGAATAATTCTTTTGCTTTAGGTTGATCTTTTTCACCTAAATAAAAAGTGTTTCTGAAAAACCTTACGATTCCTGAACTTTCCTTGACTATTTTCAATCGATAGTTTCTTCCTAAATATAAAAACGACTGACCATTAACATACTCACGTTCCACGGCATTTTCATTTAACTGTGTCCACTCAGCTAGATTCTTGAATATTTGATATTCCTTAGCCTCTAAAATATCCTTAATTTCATCATCATTAAGTTTAGCTGGTACGCGTGCTGATACAGAACCATCTCGTTCTATAAATATGCTGACGGTCTTACGTTCGCTTTTTTGAATGGCGATATCTATTCCAGATACATTCATTTTTATTTCGTTAAATCTTGATGCCTGCGTTTTGCCAAGTTCATTATTTCCACACTTAACTTAGAGTGTAGTTGCATTACCCTTTCTATTCCAGAGAAATCTAACATATCATCTATCTCTCCTTGTAATTTACGTATTTCTGCTGCTCTACCTTTCCAAAAATTAGGTTTGCTTATATTTTTTTGTAACAGTTTTACCAGCTCTATCGTCAGTTTCTTTAATGCTTCTTTATCAGCATCACTAAGTTCTTCATCATTAAAAGCACTAAACACTATGAAATCGTAAAACGGTAACTCCTGCTCGTTAAGACCTTCCTCTTGGTTGTCTCCTTTCCTACCTTTTTCTAAATCACTTCTTACTTTTTCAAATTCTTCAACGATTGCATCCCAATTTCCTTGGTAGCGTTCTAAGATTTCTTCCATACGCTGTAAAAAACGCTTATACAATGCTGGATCTTTATTGATATTTACTTTTATGTGACGTCTAATAGCATGCTCCATTTCTGAGGCCTTAGATTTTGAGTTTTTACCTAGCTTATTTACTTCTTTTACAAAGTCCTTAGAAAGCAAGCTGACAGGATCTACACGACTATCAATACCTAATGTCTCAAGGTGCTGATCTATCATTTTACGAATCTTAGGCTTTGCCCATTTTAAATCCATGCTTGGATCTTTATAGCGGTTTTTAATACGAACCAATAAATAACCAAGTCGTTTAGCAGGTACATAATACTTTCTTCCAGCCTCAGAATTAAACAGTAAATCTAAACTATCAAAAAAGGCTTTTATATAAGTATCAAATTGTGCTCGAAACGGAACAGATGCCGCCAACTCAATACAGTCTTCCGCTAATTGAAACTCGGCATCTTTATCAGTAAAACGCTGCTGTACAAATTTCTCAAAGTCATTGATCCCTTTATCTGTAAATAATTGGATCATGCGATTGTATCTCGCCTCAAGAACTGGTATTTCTTTATTAATATCTCTAAAATATTCCAGGAGCTCTTGAATATCTTCTTCATCTTCAGCACCCCAAATGTTTAAAGCATCTTTTAAATGATTAGAGACACCAAAATAATCAACCAGAATACCATGTGTTTTATTCTTTTTTGTTCGATTTACTCTTGCTATTGCTTGTAAAAGATCATGTTCTCTGATGCTTTTATCTAAATACATTACTTGTGCAATAGGTGCATCAAAACCAGTTAAAAGTTTATCGCAAACGCATAAGAAAGCTACTCCAGTTTCTGGCTTTAGGTAATTACCTTCCTCATCTTTGCTGTAATCAAAATCTTTTTTAAAATTATCAACTGCTTTTATCTCTTTAGCATTCTTTCTGGCTTGACTTATAAAGCCTTGTTCATTATTGTCCTGCTTGGTAACTATGGTACCGATCTTTATAAATTCAATTTTTTCAATTAAATCTTGATCTGGATTAACTTTTTCCTTCTCTATGCTGGCACGTTCTATTAAGGCTTCCTGGATCAAATATTGATAACGTGCTGCAGCTACTATTGAACTACCGACCACCATAGCTTTAAAACCATTAGGTAAAATATCATCCACATAATGATTCACAAGGTTTTTAGCAATCTTACGAAGTCTATCCATATTCTCCAGATAGGCTTTCATGGTTCCGTAACGCTTCTGGATTTCTTCTTTTTGTTCTTTACTCTGCCTTTTAAATACGTCTTCAAAATCGGCATCGAAGGCTTCTTTTGATTTTATTCTATCATTTGAAGTTTTACCAATATAAATGATATCAAGAGTTGCACGATCATCTACTGCCTCTCGTATTTTATAAGTATCTATAAACTCTCCTGTGCCACCAAACCGCTCATGAGTTTTTTGTTTGTGTCGATCAGTTAATAATGGAGTTCCTGTAAAGGCGATTTTAGTAGCATTAGGGAATGCCGTAAATAGGTTATCTCCCATATCGCCACCTTGAGTTCTATGAGCTTCATCAATCAAGATTACGATTCTATCAGAAGTATTTACAACATCAAATGGTTTGAATTCCGGAACTTTTCCTTCTTCAACGTAGGCCTTCATTAAAGACTTAGAATGTTTCAACTCTTCTTGAACAAACTTGTGTACCATGACCATATTCAAGTTAGATGCGATACCGCTCAACTTAGGAACTAATTCTTTACGAGAACCTACAATATTTGCTTCTTTAAATTCATTTGTCAATCGTGCCGTAGCAGAAAGTTGTTTCTCAAGATCCTTACGATCTACCATCATAATAACTTTGTAGTCTTTAAGATCATCTTGAGAACGCAGCTTGCGTACAAAGAACACCATCGTTAAGGATTTACCAGAACCTTGTGTATGCCATACCACACCAGACCTAGTACTAGGAGTACTTTCTGTACGCATCCTGCGCAATATTTTACCTACTGCTCTATACTGCTGGTAACGACACACTACTTTAATGACTACACCTTCTTTGATTTCCATAAACAAAGTGAAGTGTTGTAGTATATCTAAGAATATTTCTTTATTTAAAACACCTTTTATAAGAACTTCTTGACGGACACTAGGATCATTATGCAACCCATTATTGCGATATCTGGACTCTTCCTCCGCAGCATAGTTTTGAAGATCAATATTTCTGTACTCTTCTGGGAATATATCTTTCCAATTTAAATAATACTCGAAATCACCTGATATAGAACCTATGCGCGCTTCTTCGCCATGTGTTGCAATACTGAATAGGTTGTAATGGAATAAACGTTCCTCACCTTCTTTGATCCCAAAATCGTCTTCTCTTGTATTTGCATAGCGCATGATTTGATCTACAGCGCTAGATATAGGGTCTGCTATTTCTACTTCTTTACACTCAACTACGCAAAAAGGCAATCCATTTACAAACAATACTATGTCTGGAATAAGACCTTCACGAGGACCACCTGGTGTAACCACTCTAAACTGGTTGATGGCAACAAACTCATTATTATCCCAATTTTTAAAATCTATGAGCTTTACTAATGGATTTTCTTCACCAGTCACTTCATTTTTTGCTACCGTTGTTTTAGTGACTCCAATTAATTTTTCAAAGACCTGTTTATTTGCTTCTAGTAATGAGAGGTTAGCCTTTTCAGTTGCTATAGTCTCAAGATAAAGGTCTTCTAATTGTTTATCTGTGAGCCATGCGACACCATCAATAATATTTATTTTCCTAACTGCTTTTATGAACTCTTGCTTGAGCGTTACTTCTTTGAAACTGGTGCGCAAGCTAATGGCAGGATCTTGTGGAATACCAAAACTACCTTGGTCAATTACATGCCAGTTAAGATCTCTTAACTTATCTAAAAAAGGTTTCTCAACGTTATTATATTCTCCCATAATTATTTTGTGTTCAGTTTAAAATGAATTTTACAATCATTAATTTCTGCAGTAAAAAATTCATTTTCCTCAAAAGTTTCTCCAGTTTTGAAAGAAAAAGGATTTGCTACTCTATGAATACCATCATTATTCACCAAAGCAAATTCGTAAAGCAAATTATTTTGAATTCCGTATTCTCTTTCCGCTTTCGTGATAATAATAGAATTATCATAAGAAAGAGACTTCACTTCTACATATCTCCAAACACCTTTCTCATCTTCATATTTTAAATCATATTGGAGGTTATCATTATTATCTGGAGTTGAAGAGTATCTAGAAACCCATTTGACTTTATCCTCACCATATTTATTCTTATATGATTTAAATGCACGGATCTCTGCATTTTTCCCACTTATATTTTTACGCTCATTAATACTATTGGAAAAGGTCATTCGTTTTTTTCCTGTTCCTTTATAGATCGAACTACTCCGCTGAATTGAAATATTTTTTTTACTTAATGTGCTGTCAATTATTTTTAAAGGATTCTCTTCATTTACTTCTTCCTTCAATTCAACTGCCTCTGTATTTGATGAAATAACTTGATCAGAATAATTTAATTTTAAATAATTCTCAATTTTAATATCATTCCCTTCAAAGTAGAATAGACTTTTAATTTCATCCTCTAAATCATCTAATTCAAATGAATATGAGGATTGAAAATGTTTATATTGATTTTTAACAGGTGCTGTTTCTCCAGTATAATCCTTTATCTTAATTGGAAGTTTGCTTTCAATAAAATTTGAAAATTGTTCGGCATAATTCAAACTCAGTTTAAACTTATCCTCCAATTCGAAAAACATTTTTAAAGCACTTAATTTGAAAATATCTAAATAATTTAAAAATTTTGATTGCTCCTTTTTATTGACGTTTAAATAATCCCAAATAATACTTGTAACTTTCAACTCATTGGACTCTCTATAGTTTCTTAATCTTTCAAAATGATATACCTCAATACCATTGGGGTAGATAACATCTAAGGATGTTTCTAAAACATCAATTAAATAAGCCAAATAGTTATATGTTTCTTTGTTAGAACATTCTTCAAAATCGAACTTATAATAATCTGGTGTGATCTCGATGCTTAGATCATTTTTTATGCTAGCTACCAGTTCTTTTTGCTTGACTATTTTTTCTGGAAAAGTAACTCCTTTAATCTCATATATGTTTTTCCAAAAATTTTCTTCTAACGCAGGCATTCCAAAATAATTTTTAACCAACCTTATTTTATCTGTATCAAAATCTTGTGTTATAAGGTGTAACGTGTCATTGATGTCATTTCTTATCAAAAATCTAAAGTCATTTTTCAACTCAGTAACGTTAAATTGAATACTCATAATTTCTGCAAAAGCATCTGAAAATTTAGATGCTTTAATCAATTCATTGTATTTATAATTTTCTGGAATCTTTAAGTAGTATGTACTATCAAAAATTGCGAACTCAAAATCCTCTAAGAAAACATTAGTCTCATTACTATAATTATAACTACATCTACTAACGATGTCAATAGAACATTTTTTTAAATACGAAACATTCTGACTAATTGCTTCTTTTGTTGATATATCCTTAGGTAAACTTTTACTGTAGAGTCTATATAATAGTAATGGGACTTTCAATATCTCAAAATGATTCTGAAAATCGTTATTTAAATCAGAGTACTGAACTGGTTTATTTACCTTCAGCTGTGATGCGTCCGTAATTTGAATACCTAAAAAGCGTTCTGCCTTTTCTTGGCCAGCCCTCTTAGGAAAATCCAAAATTGGCAAAGTTTGCTCAATTTTAGCAGGTAGCACACTATTATTAGAATAAAAAACTTTATTAGGTTCTAGCAGCACAGATTCATCTCCCTTTTTGGCAAAAAGCAATAAATCTTTAGGAATCTGAGCTTTACTGATTGGTTTTAACGAATTCTGGTAATCTAATGCATCTACTATTTTTTTATAGAGACCTTGAACACCCCTATTTTTTTGAATTGTATACACTTTCGGTATATTTAGAAGAACATTATATAGAACAGTCGGCTTCAGGGAATCTATATTTTGCTTTGCACCTAGTTTAACCAGAATATTTGATATTTCAGATTTATGACAATTGTACTTATTTAAACGTCCAAAGTCAATTTCTATATCTTTATTTATCAAACGTTGTAAGCTATCATTTCCATCTTCAAAAACGTAAGAAGTGAATTTATTGGCTTTCAAAAATTGATACCTAATAAATGAAATACTAGTTATCAACGTGTAGTTTGTTTGAAAATACTTCCAAAAATATTTTGTATCCAGTTGTTCAATTTTTGATCTTATTGTTGAATCTTTCAGGATTAGCAATATCTGACGTGTTGCATCCATTAATAAAATATCCTTGATATTTCCTATGTACGTGATTGACGTGCCTCTATTAATACGGTCTATTTGAAAATTCGACGGCTTGCTAGGATTAGCTTGTTTAAAAATATAATTGAAATAACCAGATTTACTAGCATACTTATCAAGAGGCAAAGTAATTAGACGTGCATATTTATTAACTCCTAACCATAAAAAAAACCGTTCTATTTCATCTACATTTTCTCCTTGAAAACCCCAAAAACTTCTTTTCATTAAATATTGTTCAGGACTATAAATCGTTTCATAAAGCCATTCTACTAGCTCACCATCTGGGTAGGTTGCACCCATAAATAGGGATGAAGATGTTACAATTTCAGAATTTTCATTAATCAACTTTATTTCTAAGTTTAACTTATCTAATTGATTACTTAAATGTTTAAAGTTTTGAAATAATGAGGCAACCATTTCTTTAACCAAAAGAATTTTTTGATCAATATCATGAGTATCTGTTAAAGCCTGATTGATACCATTAACAATTCTAATTATTATGCTATTACTATCATAAGGCTGTACATTAACTGTATTTTTAACTACACTCTGAAATTCCCTTGACACTTGATTCTTAGCATCAAACCTACCTTTTAATTTATTTGATAATAAAGTATATAATTCTGAGTTTATAAAATCAATCTTTAGTGACTTAGGAATGTTGAACTTATTATTCGACTGCATCATTGGTGTAAATGCTACCGTGTCCTTATCAATTACAGCAGTTGTTTTATTATCATTGATTAGTAGCGAGAAACGTTCTTTTTTAAATGTTTTACGTCCACTATTGATAAGTTGATAAATAAGCTCCGACCTTTGTTCCAAGGTAATTGGAGTATATGATAAAGCATCAATTCTTTCGACTAAATAATCATTATCGTAGTGCCTAGGATGGAAATAATTTATCTCAGCTTCCTCATTTGGAAGAATTAATTCAGGAAGAACATCAGGAAAGTTTTCTTTGAAGAATGCATTAAAATCATCGTGATAATGCTTTACATCATGACTAACTACATAAGTATCACTTATAGTAGGAATGATTTTTTCTGTTTTTCTTACCTCAGATAAATCTGTGTAAAGTTGTTTTACTAAAGTAGAATCTGAAGAGTTATTTATCGGTTTTAATAATTTAAAAGGCTTCCAGCTTACATCTTCTTTAGATAATGTAAGAGCACAATCACCTAAAAATCTAGCCAACTTCTTAAATATCTTTTTGTTGTTCTCGGAAGGGTTTAAATAATCTCTGGAAGCATTTAAATCAAATGTACCGTGAATGATACAAGGCAGGGAAACAGAAATTTTAGTAGGAAAGAAGTTAAATAACTTATAATAAGTGTCAGACAGATCATTCTGAAAAGCAACCTTAATCATAAATTTTTTAAAAACAACTCCTACTCCGTTAGCAACTTTTTGAGGCAGTAGCCCATCCTTTGTAAATACTCTCCAAAACTTGTCATTAATTCTAACTTCTGTCCAATCAGCACATTCTATTTTCTCACTTTTAAAAAATGAAATATTGTCACCTATAACTATTTCAATTTCTTCAATATGATTTAAAAAGAGTAAAAGCTCTTCACTTATTTGATTAAATATATCCTGAATTTTAGTTTCTACTTCATGAGTATAATTTATTTCTATAACTGTTTGCCAATCATCCTGTCGGACATAACTAACTAATTTAGGAATGGCTAGCACGGGAAATGGGACAATACCATCAGCAACTTTTGCTTGTGACTTGACTATTTCTTTATTTTCTGGTGTTAATGATAGTTGAGACTCAAAAACTGAAGATGATATTTTATCAGAAAAACTGATTTTACAATCGTTAGCATAAATACTAATAACATTTGCCCAAGTAAGTAATGATCTAAATCCCAATCCTTTATTACCTATATAATCTTCTTTTGTTTTAGGGCTGCTGTGACTTCTCATTAAGGATTCAATTCCCTCAAAAGAAAAAGCCTCTCCGTAGTTAGAAATGGCTAATGTTTTATTCTCTTTATCCCATTCAATACGCACTTTTTTAGATTTGGTATCATCTACATTTTGTAGCATCTCTAATAGTTGTCGACCATCGTACTCATCTTTTATGCTATTTTCAATTGTATAATCGCGTGCTATTGATTTTGGATTATTTCTGTAGTAAGCTAACCTTTCATCAATTAACTCCTGTATCTTATTTTGGTAGCTCATCTCTTTTTTCTCCTATTTAATCCACAACAACCCCAACCCTACCAGTTAACAAATCCTGCATCAATCCTGCTTTGAGTTGCTGGTATTTCCCTAATGCCTGCTGCTCGGTTTGGATTTTTGATTCGATTCCACCTAATCTCTCGACTACTAATTTTTGTTCTGCAAGTGTAGGCTTCCAAAATTGTGTAGTGTCAATCATCTTTTTATTCAAATTTGGTTGACCACTACCTTGCGCCAAAAACAAAATTCGATCCTTAGAATAGTTCAAACCATAGTAAATGAAGTAATTGTTCCAAAGACTATTTGGTATAATAGCTAGTACAGCTTGATTTGTACACGCATCAATCTTCAACATTGATACCTGAGCGGCAGTTGCGCCATACATAGCGATTAAAACACTTTCTTTTGGCGCCATTTTAGCCGAACTAAATCTTAGTGCATCGGATGAAATGGACTCTTTTGTTTTAAAAATGAATGATTGATTGACTTCTCCAGATGCAACCCAAGGGATTTCACCTTTATAATAGTCGTCAATTGATCGATTTGGTGTCCCACCAGCATAAGTTTCATTTTCTTTTCCCAACTCCTGAACCTCCCATTCTCTAGGAATTAATCCCAAAGCACTTTCTTTATACAGCTGTGGT from Nonlabens arenilitoris harbors:
- a CDS encoding toprim domain-containing protein, translated to MQTEINGFKIDKFNVHGIKVGDRTSTCPECSEHRQPINQKQKCMSVFWDTGLGYCNHCGSRVQLHTYKRKEESVQYNIPKLKENYDHVSNQAKEYFKSRGISEKTIQDLKITSNNSWMPKANKEIEVIEFNYFLNGILTNIKSRGKNKDFKFEKSCEIILYNFDAILNSSTCVLVEGEFDALAYHESGVKNVSSVPNGFTLPRADGSSTIQTGYLDHYYQVFENKEKVYLAFDNDIAGNEGQKEFIRRIGAEKCFTIDFKDCKDANEYLLKYGKEELAKTITAAEPVPLEDIIQINDIKDDLIDFWKNGAPKGKTIGLADFDDVASFETKQYTLFLSAPGSGKSEFLDYVIAKLALRYGDKFGICSTENKPLKYHYDKIFKKIFGSRPSEDQIESEQVHQAFNFIQDHFIHVEKQKRYYLEDILAKFAELVKRKGCRYFVLDPFNKIKLKSVPRSNVNEYTEEYHALLDEFCNKYDAHIFLVLHPNKLTRKKLSADVLSEKTFIMPTAYDAKGGGEHFDMSYNIIGMVRDFERDIVHVRTLKWKFQHLGKAGEDVYLKWNMNNGRYELINGYFDENSTEIPSATWDNQNWLETNPLAIENNIMPQSYTDQQNDINLDTILEDPDCPF
- a CDS encoding type I restriction endonuclease subunit R, whose translation is MGEYNNVEKPFLDKLRDLNWHVIDQGSFGIPQDPAISLRTSFKEVTLKQEFIKAVRKINIIDGVAWLTDKQLEDLYLETIATEKANLSLLEANKQVFEKLIGVTKTTVAKNEVTGEENPLVKLIDFKNWDNNEFVAINQFRVVTPGGPREGLIPDIVLFVNGLPFCVVECKEVEIADPISSAVDQIMRYANTREDDFGIKEGEERLFHYNLFSIATHGEEARIGSISGDFEYYLNWKDIFPEEYRNIDLQNYAAEEESRYRNNGLHNDPSVRQEVLIKGVLNKEIFLDILQHFTLFMEIKEGVVIKVVCRYQQYRAVGKILRRMRTESTPSTRSGVVWHTQGSGKSLTMVFFVRKLRSQDDLKDYKVIMMVDRKDLEKQLSATARLTNEFKEANIVGSRKELVPKLSGIASNLNMVMVHKFVQEELKHSKSLMKAYVEEGKVPEFKPFDVVNTSDRIVILIDEAHRTQGGDMGDNLFTAFPNATKIAFTGTPLLTDRHKQKTHERFGGTGEFIDTYKIREAVDDRATLDIIYIGKTSNDRIKSKEAFDADFEDVFKRQSKEQKEEIQKRYGTMKAYLENMDRLRKIAKNLVNHYVDDILPNGFKAMVVGSSIVAAARYQYLIQEALIERASIEKEKVNPDQDLIEKIEFIKIGTIVTKQDNNEQGFISQARKNAKEIKAVDNFKKDFDYSKDEEGNYLKPETGVAFLCVCDKLLTGFDAPIAQVMYLDKSIREHDLLQAIARVNRTKKNKTHGILVDYFGVSNHLKDALNIWGAEDEEDIQELLEYFRDINKEIPVLEARYNRMIQLFTDKGINDFEKFVQQRFTDKDAEFQLAEDCIELAASVPFRAQFDTYIKAFFDSLDLLFNSEAGRKYYVPAKRLGYLLVRIKNRYKDPSMDLKWAKPKIRKMIDQHLETLGIDSRVDPVSLLSKDFVKEVNKLGKNSKSKASEMEHAIRRHIKVNINKDPALYKRFLQRMEEILERYQGNWDAIVEEFEKVRSDLEKGRKGDNQEEGLNEQELPFYDFIVFSAFNDEELSDADKEALKKLTIELVKLLQKNISKPNFWKGRAAEIRKLQGEIDDMLDFSGIERVMQLHSKLSVEIMNLAKRRHQDLTK
- a CDS encoding M48 family metallopeptidase, which produces MNVSGIDIAIQKSERKTVSIFIERDGSVSARVPAKLNDDEIKDILEAKEYQIFKNLAEWTQLNENAVEREYVNGQSFLYLGRNYRLKIVKESSGIVRFFRNTFYLGEKDQPKAKELFIQFYKEKLNSKIHPIIERYKDQLGVAPQQIKVMELQNRWASCTPSGNVNFHWKCAMAPIDVLHYMVVHELAHLIHNNHTQAFWNEVDKILPNYDEQINWLKINGSGMDL
- a CDS encoding sacsin N-terminal ATP-binding-like domain-containing protein, translating into MSYQNKIQELIDERLAYYRNNPKSIARDYTIENSIKDEYDGRQLLEMLQNVDDTKSKKVRIEWDKENKTLAISNYGEAFSFEGIESLMRSHSSPKTKEDYIGNKGLGFRSLLTWANVISIYANDCKISFSDKISSSVFESQLSLTPENKEIVKSQAKVADGIVPFPVLAIPKLVSYVRQDDWQTVIEINYTHEVETKIQDIFNQISEELLLFLNHIEEIEIVIGDNISFFKSEKIECADWTEVRINDKFWRVFTKDGLLPQKVANGVGVVFKKFMIKVAFQNDLSDTYYKLFNFFPTKISVSLPCIIHGTFDLNASRDYLNPSENNKKIFKKLARFLGDCALTLSKEDVSWKPFKLLKPINNSSDSTLVKQLYTDLSEVRKTEKIIPTISDTYVVSHDVKHYHDDFNAFFKENFPDVLPELILPNEEAEINYFHPRHYDNDYLVERIDALSYTPITLEQRSELIYQLINSGRKTFKKERFSLLINDNKTTAVIDKDTVAFTPMMQSNNKFNIPKSLKIDFINSELYTLLSNKLKGRFDAKNQVSREFQSVVKNTVNVQPYDSNSIIIRIVNGINQALTDTHDIDQKILLVKEMVASLFQNFKHLSNQLDKLNLEIKLINENSEIVTSSSLFMGATYPDGELVEWLYETIYSPEQYLMKRSFWGFQGENVDEIERFFLWLGVNKYARLITLPLDKYASKSGYFNYIFKQANPSKPSNFQIDRINRGTSITYIGNIKDILLMDATRQILLILKDSTIRSKIEQLDTKYFWKYFQTNYTLITSISFIRYQFLKANKFTSYVFEDGNDSLQRLINKDIEIDFGRLNKYNCHKSEISNILVKLGAKQNIDSLKPTVLYNVLLNIPKVYTIQKNRGVQGLYKKIVDALDYQNSLKPISKAQIPKDLLLFAKKGDESVLLEPNKVFYSNNSVLPAKIEQTLPILDFPKRAGQEKAERFLGIQITDASQLKVNKPVQYSDLNNDFQNHFEILKVPLLLYRLYSKSLPKDISTKEAISQNVSYLKKCSIDIVSRCSYNYSNETNVFLEDFEFAIFDSTYYLKIPENYKYNELIKASKFSDAFAEIMSIQFNVTELKNDFRFLIRNDINDTLHLITQDFDTDKIRLVKNYFGMPALEENFWKNIYEIKGVTFPEKIVKQKELVASIKNDLSIEITPDYYKFDFEECSNKETYNYLAYLIDVLETSLDVIYPNGIEVYHFERLRNYRESNELKVTSIIWDYLNVNKKEQSKFLNYLDIFKLSALKMFFELEDKFKLSLNYAEQFSNFIESKLPIKIKDYTGETAPVKNQYKHFQSSYSFELDDLEDEIKSLFYFEGNDIKIENYLKLNYSDQVISSNTEAVELKEEVNEENPLKIIDSTLSKKNISIQRSSSIYKGTGKKRMTFSNSINERKNISGKNAEIRAFKSYKNKYGEDKVKWVSRYSSTPDNNDNLQYDLKYEDEKGVWRYVEVKSLSYDNSIIITKAEREYGIQNNLLYEFALVNNDGIHRVANPFSFKTGETFEENEFFTAEINDCKIHFKLNTK
- a CDS encoding restriction endonuclease subunit S translates to MWRCKIFKSKKITNLFYSKMNRGRLADLDVLINKDGANTGKVGLYRDAFYKKASINEHLFLLRGCEELIDNIYLYYDLLSETGQLQIKRQITGSAQPGLNSNFINYYYINLPPLPQQKKIAQILSTVDEVIEQTESAIAKYQAIKQGLMHDLFTRGIDINTGKLRPSPQDAPQLYKESALGLIPREWEVQELGKENETYAGGTPNRSIDDYYKGEIPWVASGEVNQSFIFKTKESISSDALRFSSAKMAPKESVLIAMYGATAAQVSMLKIDACTNQAVLAIIPNSLWNNYFIYYGLNYSKDRILFLAQGSGQPNLNKKMIDTTQFWKPTLAEQKLVVERLGGIESKIQTEQQALGKYQQLKAGLMQDLLTGRVGVVVD